The following proteins are co-located in the Gossypium hirsutum isolate 1008001.06 chromosome A02, Gossypium_hirsutum_v2.1, whole genome shotgun sequence genome:
- the LOC107952238 gene encoding uncharacterized protein produces the protein MAPTLLLNIFTKNKLNGNNYNEWKRNLIIALSCEKLKTVLDTKCPPAIQVEARKCWEESNELTCCYMLASMTNTLYKQLESCKTTKAIQGKLEDMFGSQAALEVLAIGPNVREAQKPLMDMKGVETLVEILGCAVHP, from the coding sequence ATGGCACCAACTCTCTTATTGAATATTTTCACTAAAAACAAACTGAATGGAAACAACTATAATGAATGGAAAAGGAACTTGATAATTGCACTAAGCTGTGAGAAACTTAAAACAGTTCTTGATACTAAGTGCCCTCCGGCCATTCAAGTTGAGGCTAGAAAATGCTGGGAAGAGTCTAATGAGTTAACTTGTTGCTATATGTTAGCAAGCATGACCAACACTTTATATAAACAACTGGAGAGCTGTAAGACTACTAAAGCAATTCAAGGTAAGCTAGAGGACATGTTTGGAAGCCAAGCTGCATTGGAAGTACTTGCAATTGGACCtaatgtgagagaggcccaaaaaccCCTCATGGACATGAAGGGGGTGGAAACCCTAGTAGAAATACTAGGGTGTGCTGTCCACCCCTAG